A DNA window from Mycoplasmopsis pullorum contains the following coding sequences:
- a CDS encoding class I SAM-dependent methyltransferase, with protein MKTIKNDTVFFTDVYNNEKVIQHYLDSHVNVGMINAERELIKFAQKHMNRNDLFVADLGCGTGRFTFNCAKKFPNFKLHGYDISSKMIAAGQKFEQSVPNVEFFVSDLTQETYTNYKFDLVFFTFNSLMTMPGKVNKIKSLQNAFRALKDHGLLIFSAPQIDDSDAKREWFNRQRQELANTNPNEVLIEKIGDCFWQENNQYGILCHYNIDELMELIAAAELPKPIMIKTRDEFGAETPAAQEFSDNALYVVIQK; from the coding sequence ATGAAAACAATTAAGAATGATACTGTCTTTTTTACAGATGTTTACAACAATGAAAAGGTAATTCAACATTATCTAGATTCGCATGTTAATGTCGGGATGATTAATGCGGAACGAGAATTAATTAAATTTGCACAAAAGCACATGAATCGGAATGATCTTTTTGTGGCTGATTTAGGTTGTGGTACTGGTCGCTTTACTTTTAATTGTGCCAAGAAATTTCCAAATTTTAAATTGCACGGTTATGATATTTCAAGCAAAATGATTGCGGCGGGACAAAAATTTGAGCAAAGTGTCCCAAATGTTGAATTTTTTGTTAGTGATTTAACGCAAGAAACTTATACGAATTATAAGTTTGATTTAGTCTTTTTCACATTTAACTCGCTTATGACCATGCCGGGGAAAGTTAATAAAATCAAGTCTCTCCAAAACGCCTTTCGAGCACTTAAAGATCACGGTTTGCTAATTTTTAGTGCACCACAGATAGATGATTCTGATGCAAAGAGAGAATGATTTAATCGTCAAAGACAAGAATTAGCAAACACTAATCCTAATGAAGTTTTAATTGAAAAAATTGGAGATTGTTTCTGACAAGAAAATAATCAATACGGCATCTTATGTCACTATAATATAGACGAATTAATGGAATTAATCGCAGCTGCAGAATTACCTAAACCGATCATGATTAAAACTCGTGATGAATTTGGTGCGGAAACTCCAGCAGCTCAAGAATTTAGTGATAATGCTCTTTATGTGGTGATTCAAAAATAA